The Pogona vitticeps strain Pit_001003342236 chromosome 6, PviZW2.1, whole genome shotgun sequence genome contains a region encoding:
- the SCAP gene encoding sterol regulatory element-binding protein cleavage-activating protein translates to MTLTDRLREKISRVFYSHGLLCASYPIPIILFTGLCVLACCYPLLKLPLPGTGPVEYTTPAKDYLQPPAYPAHQQGEPSERPDWYTGTPVAYIQQVLVKATVSPWPTSFLAVDVFRSPLSRVFQLVDEIRNHALRDSSGIKGLEEICLQVTDLLPNLRKLRGLLPEHGCLLLSPGNFWQNDQERFRADPDIIKTIHQHEPKTLQTSATPKDLLFGVPGKYSGVNLYNRKRVVTYTITLGLQRYDSRFLSSLRARLKLLHPSPNCTLREEHVVHVHFKEEIGIAELIPLVTTYIILFAYIYFSTRKIDMVKSKWGLALAAVVTVLSSLLMSVGLCTLFGLTPTLNGGEIFPYLVVVIGLENVLVLTKSVVSTPVDLEVKLRIAQGLSNESWSIMKNMATELGIILIGYFTLVPAIQEFCLFAVVGLVSDFFLQMLFFATVLSIDIRRMELADLNKRLPAEACVPPTKPASRSQRYERQPAMRPATPHTITLQPSSLRNLRLPKRLRVIYFFARTRLAQRLIMAGTVVWIGILFYTDPAGLRPYLASQVTEQSPLGEAGLPAMPVPGEVLPTGDAKLSLSVFPPDSVQPRSGNQTLDSLRGPEASRRAEAEQRQQQQQRGESRGPPEMGPKAEVTWGAEDEEMWRKLSFRHWPSLFSYYNITLAKRYISILPVIPVTLYLDPQEALEARHPHDASRYHTFFSPSGRKAEKTDPSAEGLPKAQGHRDVTLYKVAALGLASGILLVLLLFCLYKVLCPKNYGQNGLSHSRRRRGDLPCDDYGYSPPETEIIPLVLRGHLMDIECLASDGMLLVSCCLVGQIRVWDAQTGDCLTVIPKQGLRRDHSGCFDHQDGWDPGLDGKGGFEDPFFEGSRPLKRARSPPQPLLFMDQPDLTSLIDTNFSEQAKAAAPEPRHRAVCGRLKESGYDFSSLVEKVCEEQGGANCLGFSAPRGPATFSVQTGGAEEPDCGTRRSSLVGDEACLGSEKAASSVPSWGGDFESSIWSLELQGNLIVAGRSNGRLEVWDAIEGTLRCSNEEGQSGITALIFLNSRIVAARLNGSLDFYSLKTHTTSFEHSQFRGTPGRSSLPASPMYSNSDVIACRLTHTVTCAHQKPITALKAAAGRLVTGSQDHTLRVYRLEDSCCLFTLQGHSGAITAVYMDQTMVLASGGQDGAICLWDVLTGSRVSHMYAHRGDVTSLTCTASCVISSGLDDVISIWDRSSGIKHYSIQQDMGCGASLGLISDNLLVTGGQGCVSFWDIGYGDLLQTVYLGKSNESQPARQILVLENAAIVCNFGSELSLVYVPSVLEKRD, encoded by the exons ATGACCTTGACTGACAGACTGCGTGAGAAGATTTCACGGGTGTTCTATAGTCATGGGCTCTTGTGTGCTTCCTACCCCATCCCCATCATCCTCTTCACTGGCCTCTGTGTCCTGGCCTGCTG CTATCCCCTGCTGAAGCTCCCACTCCCTGGCACTGGACCTGTGGAATACACCACCCCTGCGAAGGACTACTTGCAGCCGCCAGCCTACCCAGCACACCAGCAAGGGGAGCCCAGCGAGAGGCCTGACTGG TACACTGGGACTCCTGTTGCCTACATCCAGCAGGTCCTAGTAAAGGCCACTGTCTCTCCGTGGCCCACATCATTCCTGGCTGTGGATGTGTTTCGTTCGCCACTCTCCCGTGTGTTCCAGTTAGTGGATGAAATCAGGAATCATGCCCTCCGAGACAG CTCCGGTATCAAAGGTCTGGAAGAAATCTGCCTTCAGGTAACAGATCTCCTGCCCAACCTACGGAAGCTTCGAGGCTTGCTTCCAGAACATGGCTGCCTGTTGCTCTCCCCGGGGAACTTTTGGCAGAATGACCAGGAACGTTTCCGGGCTGACCCTGATATCATCAAAACCATCCATCAGCATGAACCAAAGACATTGCAAACCTCAGCTACCCCCAAAG ATCTGCTGTTTGGAGTCCCGGGGAAGTACAGCGGGGTGAACCTATACAACCGGAAGCGAGTGGTAACCTACACCATCACTCTGGGTCTTCAGCGCTATGATTCCAG GTTCCTATCCAGCCTCCGTGCCCGCCTCAAGCTGCTGCATCCAAGCCCCAACTGCACCCTGCGGGAGGAACACGTTGTCCACGTCCACTTCAAGGAGGAGATTGGCATTGCGGAGCTGATCCCCCTCGTGACCACCTACATCATCCTCTTTGCCTACATCTACTTCTCCACTC GCAAGATTGACATGGTGAAATCCAAATGGGGCCTGGCGCTGGCCGCTGTTGTGACCGTCCTCAGCTCTCTGCTCATGTCCGTTGGTCTGTGCACCCTCTTTGGCCTGACACCGACACTCAATGGAGG AGAGATTTTTCCTTATCTGGTGGTTGTGATTGGTCTGGAAAACGTGCTGGTTCTCACCAAATCTGTGGTTTCCACACCCGTCGACCTGGAAGTGAAGCTGCGGATTGCCCAAG gcTTGAGCAATGAAAGCTGGTCCATTATGAAGAACATGGCGACAGAGCTGGGGATTATTCTGATTGGCTACTTCACCCTCGTCCCGGCCATACAG GAGTTTTGCCTGTTTGCCGTGGTCGGCTTGGTGTCCGACTTCTTCCTCCAGATGCTCTTCTTTGCCACCGTCCTCTCCATTGACATTCGCCGGATGGAG CTTGCTGATTTGAACAAGCGGCTCCCAGCAGAAGCTTGTGTGCCCCCCACCAAGCCGGCGAGCCGCTCCCAGCGCTACGAGCGCCAGCCAGCCATGCGGCCCGCCACCCCGCACACCATCACCCTTCAGCCTTCCTCGCTTCGGAATCTGCGCCTCCCTAAGCGCCTGCGCGTCATCTATTTCTTTGCCAGGACCCGGCTGGCTCAGAGACTCATCATG GCTGGGACAGTGGTCTGGATCGGCATCCTGTTCTACACAGATCCTGCCGGCCTCCGGCCCTACCTGGCCTCTCAGGTCACTGAGCAAAGTCCCCTGGGCGAGGCGGGGCTGCCGGCGATGCCAGTTCCCGGAGAGGTCCTGCCCACCGGGGACGCCAAGCTCTCTCTCTCGGTCTTTCCCCCGGATTCCGTCCAGCCGCGGTCAGGGAATCAGACCCTGGATTCCCTGCGGGGGCCGGAGGCAAGTCGCCGTGCTGAGGCagagcagcggcagcagcagcagcagcgtggGGAGAGCCGCGGGCCACCGGAAATGGGGCCCAAGGCCGAAGTGACGTGGGGGGCGGAGGACGAAGAGATGTGGAGGAAGCTGTCCTTCCGGCACTGGCCATCTCTCTTCAGCTACTATAACATCACACTTGCCAAACG GTATATCAGCATCCTTCCCGTGATCCCGGTCACACTGTACTTGGACCCCCAAGAGGCCCTGGAGGCACGCCACCCCCATGATGCAAGCCGCTACCACACTTTCTTCTCACCAAGCGGCAGGAAAGCGGAGAAGACGGATCCGTCGGCTGAGGGTCTTCCCAAAGCGCAGGGGCATCGAGATGTCACCCTCTACAA ggtcgcTGCTTTGGGCCTTGCGTCTGGAATCCTTTTGGTCCTCCTGCTCTTCTGCCTCTACAAGGTCTTGTGCCCCAAAAACTATGGGCAAAACGGGCTCTCCCACAGCAGGAGGCGAAGGGGGGACCTGCCGTGTGACGACTACGGCTACTCCCCCCCAGAGACGGAGATCATCCCTTTGGTCCTGAGGGGCCACCTCATG GACATCGAATGCCTGGCGAGCGACGGCATGCTGCTCGTCAGCTGCTGCTTGGTGGGTCAGATCCGGGTGTGGGATGCTCAGACTGGCGACTGCCTCACCGTCATCCCTAAGCAAGG GTTACGCCGAGACCACAGCGGCTGCTTTGACCACCAGGATGGTTGGGATCCCGGCCTGGATGGCAAAGGTGGGTTTGAGGACCCCTTCTTCGAAGGCAGCCGCCCGCTGAAGCGGGCCCGGAGCCCTCCGCAACCCCTGCTGTTCATGGACCAGCCGGATCTCACGTCCCTCATTGATACAAACTTCTCGGAGCAAGCCAAGGCGGCCGCCCCGGAGCCCCGCCACCGCGCGGTGTGTGGCCGCCTGAAGGAGTCCGGCTACGACTTCAGCAGTCTGGTGGAGAAGGTCTGTGAGGAGCAGGGTGGCGCCAACTGCCTCGGCTTCTCTGCCCCTCGAGGACCGGCGACCTTCAGCGTCCAGACAGGCGGGGCCGAAGAGCCGGACTGCGGCACCCGCAGGAGTAGCCTGGTGGGGGACGAGGCCTGCCTGGGTTCGGAGAAGGCTGCGTCGTCTGTTCCCTCCTGGGGAGGCGACTTTGAAAGCTCAATTTGGAGCCTGGAGCTGCAAGGGAACCTGATCGTGGCCGGCCGGAGCAATGGGAGGCTGGAG GTGTGGGATGCGATCGAAGGCACTCTGCGCTGCAGCAACGAAGAGGGCCAGTCGGGCATCACTGCGTTGATCTTCTTGAACAGCAG GATTGTCGCTGCCAGGCTCAATGGCTCGCTGGACTTCTATTCCTTGAAGACCCACACCACCTCCTTCGAGCACTCCCAGTTCCGAG gaACTCCCGGGCGGAGCAGCCTGCCAGCCTCTCCCATGTACAGCAACAGCGACGTCATCGCATGCCGGCTGACCCACACCGTGACCTGCGCCCACCAGAAGCCCATCACGGCTCTGAAGGCAGCTGCGGGGAGGCTTGTCACGGGGAGTCAGGATCATACCCTGAGA gTGTATCGTCTGGAAGACTCCTGCTGCCTCTTCACTCTGCAGGGCCACTCGGGAGCCATCACCGCTGTCTACATGGATCAG aCCATGGTGCTGGCCAGTGGGGGCCAGGATGGCGCCATCTGCCTCTGGGATGTGCTGACCGGCAGCCGAGTGAGCCACATGTACGCCCACCGCGGGGACGTCACCTCCCTGACCTGCACGGCCTCTTGCGTGATCAGCAGTGGCTTGGACGACGTCATCAGCATCTGGGATCGGAGCTCTGGGATCAAGCACTATTCCATCCAGCAG GACATGGGCTGCGGAGCCAGCCTGGGCTTGATCTCCGATAACCTGCTGGTGACGGGAGGCCAGGGCTGCGTTTCCTTCTGGGACATCGGCTACGGGGACCTGCTGCAAACCGTCTACTTGGGCAAGAGCAACGAGTCCCAGCCGGCCCGCCAGATCCTGGTGCTGGAGAACGCGGCCATCGTCTGCAACTTCGGCAGTGAACTCAGCCTGGTTTACGTGCCCTCCGTGCTGGAGAAGCGGGACTGA